In Methanothrix sp., a genomic segment contains:
- a CDS encoding dipeptide/oligopeptide/nickel ABC transporter ATP-binding protein: MHSPLIEVDALSKQFGRLQVLDGASFSIDRGETLGMFGTSGSGKTTVGKCLVLLERPDSGRIVFEGRDLLKLKKKELSRTRPRLQMIFQNPVTSLNPKMRAIDSISEPMVIHRKISREQILQEVDRLIARVGLRPEHLARYPQQLSGGEIQRAVLARIISLQPSFVVADEPTSMLDASVQAQILRLMMKIQEDTGLAYLFISHDIDVLRAVSDRIAYIENGSIKKIETNREKRSWARS; the protein is encoded by the coding sequence ATGCATTCTCCCCTGATCGAGGTTGATGCCCTCAGCAAACAGTTTGGCCGGCTACAGGTGCTGGACGGGGCCAGCTTCTCCATCGATCGGGGGGAGACGCTGGGGATGTTTGGGACCAGCGGCTCGGGAAAGACCACTGTTGGCAAGTGCCTCGTGCTCCTGGAGAGGCCCGACTCGGGGCGGATTGTGTTTGAGGGCAGGGATCTGCTCAAATTGAAAAAGAAGGAGCTCTCCCGGACCAGGCCCCGGCTGCAGATGATATTTCAGAACCCTGTGACAAGCCTGAATCCGAAGATGAGGGCGATTGATAGCATATCCGAGCCAATGGTGATTCATCGGAAGATAAGCAGGGAGCAGATCCTCCAGGAGGTCGATAGGCTGATAGCCAGGGTGGGCCTGCGGCCTGAGCATCTGGCAAGGTACCCCCAGCAGCTCAGTGGGGGGGAGATCCAGAGGGCAGTTCTGGCGAGGATCATATCCCTCCAGCCCAGTTTTGTGGTGGCCGACGAGCCGACATCAATGCTTGATGCCTCGGTGCAGGCTCAGATCCTCAGGCTGATGATGAAGATCCAGGAGGATACAGGCCTCGCCTACCTCTTCATCTCTCATGACATTGATGTCCTGAGAGCGGTATCGGACAGGATCGCCTATATCGAGAACGGATCGATAAAAAAGATTGAGACGAACAGGGAGAAGAGGTCGTGGGCCAGGAGTTAG
- a CDS encoding formylmethanofuran dehydrogenase subunit E family protein — translation MNRKETTCRYTGLDKEYSIEELAAFHGHLGPYIVLGYRIGRYVKENFCPDPFLMRASVFCAGMPPESCLADGVQIGSGCTLGKRNIQIVECNEILCEFLAGEKQMVIRPKRIDFPPEGEADHDQIIEKLAEGMYRLPDRDLFSVQSR, via the coding sequence ATGAATAGGAAAGAAACCACATGCAGGTATACCGGCCTGGATAAAGAGTACTCTATCGAAGAGCTGGCGGCATTTCACGGCCACCTGGGGCCCTACATCGTCCTCGGCTACAGAATCGGCAGGTATGTCAAAGAGAATTTCTGCCCTGATCCCTTCCTGATGAGGGCAAGCGTCTTCTGCGCAGGCATGCCCCCGGAATCCTGCCTGGCGGATGGGGTACAGATCGGCAGCGGCTGCACTCTGGGTAAGAGGAACATACAGATTGTGGAATGCAATGAGATCCTCTGCGAGTTCCTGGCGGGGGAGAAGCAGATGGTCATCAGGCCAAAGAGGATCGATTTTCCGCCTGAGGGGGAGGCTGATCACGACCAGATTATAGAAAAGCTGGCGGAGGGTATGTACCGCCTGCCGGACAGGGACCTCTTCTCAGTCCAGAGCCGCTAG
- a CDS encoding ATP-binding cassette domain-containing protein, producing the protein MSIIDLEGIYTAYEGGSEPVIRDLSLMVDRGEYVVVGGPNSAGKTTLLESINGLVKITHGRASVCGLDVRRLGPEVRRRVGYVIQNFYFDPFTPFTAREVVMMGRFGRLGLLSRPKESDYDAVQRAISLVGIEDLAHKTIGTLSGGQQQKVMIAHNIAKESEVMMLDEPFSNLDFQAREFLQDVFKRMVQQGIPVLMVAHAFDGLPDIPIHLVVMNRGRIICDLSCQAEEVEEIIRDECGVEGRCSSG; encoded by the coding sequence TTGAGCATCATCGATCTGGAGGGGATATATACTGCATATGAGGGCGGCTCAGAGCCAGTTATCAGGGACCTGTCCCTGATGGTTGATCGAGGGGAGTATGTGGTCGTTGGCGGCCCAAACAGCGCGGGCAAGACGACCCTCTTGGAGTCGATCAACGGCCTGGTCAAGATCACCCACGGCAGGGCCAGTGTCTGCGGCCTGGACGTTCGCCGCCTGGGTCCAGAGGTGAGGCGGAGGGTGGGATATGTCATCCAGAACTTCTATTTCGATCCCTTCACCCCCTTCACTGCCCGGGAGGTGGTGATGATGGGACGCTTCGGCCGCCTGGGATTGTTGAGCCGCCCGAAGGAGTCCGACTACGATGCCGTTCAGAGGGCCATCTCCCTGGTGGGAATTGAGGACCTGGCCCATAAGACCATAGGCACCCTCAGCGGCGGCCAGCAGCAAAAGGTGATGATCGCCCATAACATCGCCAAGGAGTCAGAGGTGATGATGCTGGATGAGCCCTTCAGCAATCTCGACTTTCAGGCCAGAGAGTTCCTGCAGGATGTGTTCAAGAGAATGGTGCAGCAGGGAATTCCCGTCCTCATGGTGGCTCATGCATTCGATGGACTCCCTGACATTCCCATCCATCTCGTGGTCATGAACCGGGGCAGGATCATCTGCGACCTGAGCTGCCAGGCGGAAGAGGTAGAGGAGATAATAAGAGATGAATGTGGGGTCGAGGGAAGATGCTCGAGTGGCTGA
- a CDS encoding ABC transporter ATP-binding protein, with translation MSLLEVKHLDVGFKTKLGTVEAVNDVSFHIDKGEIFGFIGESGSGKSVIGMSLLRLLPRNALVKGSAIFEGTDLLDAGEEEMQRLRGKEIAFIPQNPSDSLNPLMKNGQQISEVFEAKGHGRKEAKDLALKVMKRLLIRDPRLSADRYPHQLSGGMKQRLLTGISLSLQPRLVIADEPTKGLDSITRRSSIEFYQGLEGKKDRSMLLITHDLDLAYEICDRLAVLYAGEIVEMGPAKKLLDDPLHPYTQGLINSLPKNGLVPLEGSSPSLLDLPRGCFFSERCRSCISDCIKSHPKLAQNGGWMKRCILP, from the coding sequence TCATTCCATATCGATAAGGGTGAGATCTTTGGATTTATTGGGGAGAGCGGCTCGGGCAAGTCGGTAATAGGCATGTCCCTGCTCAGGCTCCTGCCCAGGAATGCGCTGGTTAAGGGAAGCGCCATCTTCGAGGGAACTGATCTGCTGGATGCAGGCGAAGAGGAGATGCAAAGGCTCCGGGGGAAAGAGATCGCATTCATCCCTCAGAATCCCTCCGATTCCCTCAATCCTCTGATGAAAAATGGCCAGCAGATCTCCGAGGTTTTTGAAGCAAAAGGGCACGGGAGAAAGGAGGCAAAAGATCTTGCTCTCAAGGTGATGAAGCGCCTGCTGATCAGGGATCCCAGGCTCTCCGCAGACAGGTATCCTCATCAGCTCTCCGGCGGCATGAAGCAGAGGCTGCTCACGGGAATCTCCCTCTCCCTCCAGCCCCGGCTGGTGATAGCAGACGAGCCTACCAAGGGGCTGGACTCGATCACCAGGAGAAGCTCCATTGAGTTTTATCAGGGTCTTGAGGGCAAAAAGGATCGATCGATGCTCCTCATCACCCACGACCTGGACCTGGCATACGAGATCTGCGATCGTCTGGCGGTCCTGTATGCCGGGGAGATCGTGGAGATGGGGCCGGCAAAGAAGCTATTGGATGACCCTTTGCACCCTTACACTCAGGGGCTGATAAACTCTCTGCCCAAGAACGGGCTCGTCCCCCTGGAGGGGAGCAGTCCGAGCCTTCTTGACCTTCCCAGAGGCTGCTTTTTCAGTGAAAGGTGCAGAAGCTGTATATCCGATTGTATTAAAAGTCACCCGAAGCTTGCTCAGAATGGGGGGTGGATGAAAAGATGCATTCTCCCCTGA
- a CDS encoding ABC transporter substrate-binding protein produces MKNMNIVMVALALAVLLSFSTVSGESEKVLRVAAMWDIPSIDPDDRGDAWAEKTLVTETLVKSDQNYRLLPQLALSWEQLDDDTWEIKLRDDVLFHDGGKMSADDVKFTLERGAELDSTIANFLNLDHIDVVDPVTLQIHTKEPNSMLPSILHYPELGIISRNSMDNEGILRQPIGTGPFKFESFDEKTHVLTVMKNDKWWGGSTQIDRVVTIPMTDANTRSSAIEKGDVDFTVDIPYSETNRIDSLDGVNARVYNTSYLYRLDLNINHDPLSDIDVRHALSYAINRDDIVKYVLFGVGSADSVPFSSEMPWANRSVRRYDYDPNEAEELLRNAGWKDDDGDGILDKDGKPLELSLLTYATRPGLVPVAEALIGELASIGVRANLDVLEWGAIEKRRSEGDWDMVLFATNSALIPDPQYYLERSYGTGGSYNYVGYSNPRVDELLSESMATRDMEERYDLLREVQSITQEEAINLVIAHYGMVVAQRDSIKGFEFYPTAHDYRLNPEMDIED; encoded by the coding sequence ATGAAGAATATGAATATCGTAATGGTGGCACTGGCCCTGGCCGTGCTGCTCTCATTCTCGACAGTATCGGGAGAATCGGAAAAGGTGCTCAGGGTTGCGGCCATGTGGGATATACCGTCCATAGATCCGGACGATAGAGGCGATGCCTGGGCGGAGAAGACGCTTGTCACTGAAACGCTGGTGAAGTCCGATCAAAATTACCGTTTATTGCCGCAGCTTGCTCTCAGCTGGGAGCAACTGGATGATGATACATGGGAGATCAAGCTGAGAGATGATGTCCTCTTCCACGACGGAGGCAAGATGAGTGCAGATGATGTCAAGTTCACACTGGAGAGGGGAGCGGAGCTGGATTCGACTATAGCAAATTTTCTGAATCTTGACCATATCGATGTCGTCGATCCCGTCACCCTGCAAATTCATACCAAGGAGCCAAATTCCATGCTGCCTTCGATACTCCATTATCCGGAGCTGGGCATCATCAGCAGAAATTCTATGGATAATGAGGGGATTCTTCGCCAGCCCATAGGAACAGGACCGTTTAAATTTGAGAGCTTTGATGAGAAGACACATGTTCTGACTGTGATGAAAAACGATAAGTGGTGGGGAGGAAGCACTCAGATCGATAGGGTAGTAACCATACCCATGACGGATGCAAATACGAGATCTTCTGCCATAGAGAAAGGAGATGTCGATTTCACTGTGGATATACCCTACAGCGAGACAAACAGAATCGACTCTCTCGATGGCGTGAATGCAAGGGTCTATAACACATCATACCTCTACCGTCTGGATCTGAATATAAACCATGATCCTCTGAGTGATATAGACGTGAGACATGCGCTCAGCTATGCCATCAACAGGGATGATATCGTCAAGTATGTTCTATTTGGCGTGGGATCCGCTGATAGCGTCCCCTTCAGCTCGGAGATGCCCTGGGCGAACAGAAGCGTAAGAAGATACGATTACGATCCCAATGAGGCGGAAGAGCTTCTGAGAAACGCCGGCTGGAAAGATGATGATGGCGACGGCATACTGGATAAGGATGGCAAGCCCCTGGAGCTGTCTTTGCTCACCTATGCCACAAGGCCCGGCCTTGTGCCAGTGGCCGAAGCACTCATTGGCGAGCTGGCAAGCATCGGAGTCAGGGCTAACCTCGATGTGCTGGAGTGGGGGGCGATAGAGAAGAGACGCAGCGAGGGCGACTGGGATATGGTGCTCTTCGCCACCAACAGCGCCCTGATTCCTGATCCACAGTACTACCTGGAGAGGAGCTATGGCACAGGCGGATCCTACAACTACGTGGGCTATTCCAATCCAAGAGTGGATGAACTGCTGTCGGAGTCCATGGCGACGAGGGATATGGAAGAGAGATACGACCTGCTGCGGGAGGTCCAGTCTATAACCCAGGAAGAGGCCATAAATCTAGTTATAGCACACTATGGCATGGTTGTGGCACAGCGGGATTCTATTAAAGGATTTGAGTTCTATCCCACTGCTCATGACTATAGGCTGAATCCGGAGATGGACATAGAGGATTGA